In Streptomyces sp. NBC_00414, a single window of DNA contains:
- a CDS encoding succinate dehydrogenase, with protein MALATRTERKPSMTRTVWDSSVGKKTVMAVSGLIMLGYLVVHMMGNLKIFFGSDDFNGYAHWLRTLGEPFLHYEWALWIVRVVLVAAVVAHAVSAYQLSRRDIRARPTKYVHKKPRASYATRTMRWGGIILGLFIVWHILDLTTGTVHANGFQSGHPYQNVIDTFSTWYGNVVYIVAVLALGLHVRHGFWSAAQTLGVGSRTRDRAFKTVANVLAVVLTAGFVAVPVGVMTGVVS; from the coding sequence ATGGCTCTGGCAACGCGGACGGAACGAAAACCGTCCATGACGCGCACCGTGTGGGACTCGTCCGTCGGCAAGAAGACCGTGATGGCCGTCAGCGGCCTGATCATGCTGGGGTACCTGGTCGTCCACATGATGGGCAACCTGAAGATCTTCTTCGGGTCGGACGACTTCAACGGCTACGCGCACTGGCTGCGCACCCTCGGCGAGCCCTTCCTGCACTACGAGTGGGCGCTGTGGATCGTCCGCGTGGTCCTGGTGGCCGCCGTCGTCGCGCACGCCGTCTCCGCGTACCAGCTCAGCCGCCGTGACATCAGGGCGCGCCCCACCAAGTACGTGCACAAGAAGCCCCGGGCCAGTTACGCGACGCGCACCATGCGCTGGGGCGGGATCATCCTCGGCCTGTTCATCGTCTGGCACATCCTGGACCTGACGACCGGCACCGTGCACGCGAACGGCTTCCAGTCCGGACACCCGTACCAGAACGTGATCGACACCTTCTCCACCTGGTACGGCAACGTCGTCTACATCGTCGCCGTGCTCGCGCTCGGCCTGCACGTCCGGCACGGCTTCTGGAGCGCCGCACAGACCCTCGGCGTGGGCAGCCGCACCCGCGACCGGGCCTTCAAGACCGTCGCCAACGTGCTCGCCGTGGTGCTCACGGCGGGCTTCGTCGCCGTACCCGTGGGCGTGATGACCGGAGTGGTGAGCTGA
- a CDS encoding LysR family transcriptional regulator — MQFQQLQYFVAVAETRHFTRAADVVHVAQPSLSQQIKALERELGADLFLRARGNITLTDAGEALLPLARRILADADTARHEVQELAQLRSGRVRLGATPSLCTGLLPDVLRAFHDRYPGIRLLIEEGGSHDLVRELARGALDLALVVLPLPTPSPALTTVEVLREDLVVVSSPDAPAPGRGRRTVGVPDLEGERLVMFRHGYDLRELTVAACRSAGFEPDFAVEGGEMDAVLGFVRAGLGVAVVPRMVATRSGRGLRVTPLARPGLARTIALAHRSDVAPPRAARELQRMLLER, encoded by the coding sequence ATGCAGTTCCAGCAGCTCCAGTACTTCGTGGCGGTCGCCGAGACCCGGCATTTCACCCGGGCCGCCGACGTGGTCCATGTGGCCCAGCCGTCGCTCTCCCAGCAGATCAAGGCGCTGGAGCGGGAGTTGGGGGCCGACCTCTTCCTCCGGGCGCGCGGGAACATCACGCTCACGGACGCCGGGGAGGCCCTGCTGCCGCTGGCCCGGCGCATCCTGGCGGACGCGGACACGGCCCGGCACGAGGTGCAGGAGCTGGCCCAGCTGCGCAGCGGGCGGGTCCGGCTGGGCGCGACGCCGAGTCTGTGCACGGGGCTGCTGCCGGACGTACTGCGCGCCTTCCACGACCGCTATCCGGGGATCAGGCTGCTGATCGAGGAGGGCGGCTCCCACGACCTCGTACGGGAGCTGGCCCGTGGGGCGCTCGACCTGGCTCTCGTCGTCCTGCCGCTGCCGACGCCGTCGCCCGCGCTGACCACGGTGGAGGTGTTGCGGGAGGACCTGGTCGTGGTGTCGTCACCGGATGCGCCGGCTCCGGGGCGTGGGCGGCGGACCGTGGGTGTCCCCGATCTGGAGGGGGAACGGCTCGTGATGTTCCGGCACGGGTACGACCTGCGGGAGCTGACCGTCGCCGCGTGCCGCTCCGCGGGGTTCGAGCCGGACTTCGCGGTGGAGGGCGGGGAGATGGACGCGGTGCTGGGGTTCGTGCGGGCGGGGCTGGGGGTGGCCGTGGTGCCCCGGATGGTGGCGACTCGGTCGGGGCGGGGGCTGCGGGTGACGCCGCTCGCTCGGCCCGGGCTGGCCCGGACCATCGCGCTGGCCCACCGCAGTGACGTGGCCCCGCCGCGGGCTGCGCGGGAGCTCCAGCGGATGCTCCTCGAACGCTGA
- a CDS encoding putative bifunctional diguanylate cyclase/phosphodiesterase, with protein sequence MTAEPDGPEDRLRRFATIWSRAVFPVTATSLTRPEFEQRLVPLARRLSEALRARTFEAAEGQAVGAALIGAHCTEPEALSATLDCVDAYLVLYCGGDGAQDALRARSARLQHAMAAGFAKALRERTLAEQETIARAALQAQGIVADALHATEARFRAVFEGAAIGIGVADLDGNILQVNNALLRMFGGTEQLMRGRNVTDWTHPEDAPQVWRLYEELVRGDREHYHVEKAFYRPDGTVLWTNLTVSLLRDPDGEPQYQLALMEDTTERRLLNLRLRYEATHDALTGLPNRTLFFERLDKALAAGDGQRFGLCYLDLDGFKTINDSLGHAAGDRLLVEVADRLQSCATAPGEMVARLGGDEFVALTTGPDTESEVDALADRIMNALITPVRIDGRELTVRGSIGIVEGPAGERGPAEVLRSADITMYRAKSAGGNRYELADAEADARAITRHGLTTALPAALDRGEFFIEYQPLVHLGDGSVHGAEALVRWLHPQHGVLGPDRFIPLAEHTGLIVPLGRWVLEQSVRQARVWQERHSDAGPLRINVNLSPCQLTHPGLVSDTVDILERVGLEPNSLCLEVTESALIGADDDLLKPLRRLAEMGVDIALDDFGTGYSNLANLRRLPVSILKLDRSFTQGMQQFPADPVDLKIVEGIVSLAHSLDLAVTVEGVETGAQAEQLRLLGCDTAQGWYYARPGPPERLHDLALVDATG encoded by the coding sequence GTGACCGCGGAGCCGGACGGGCCGGAGGACAGACTGCGCAGGTTCGCGACGATCTGGAGCCGGGCCGTCTTCCCGGTGACCGCCACGTCGCTGACCCGGCCGGAGTTCGAGCAGCGCCTGGTGCCGCTCGCCCGGCGGCTCAGCGAGGCGCTGCGGGCCAGGACGTTCGAGGCGGCCGAGGGACAGGCCGTCGGCGCCGCGCTCATCGGGGCGCACTGCACGGAGCCCGAGGCCCTGAGCGCCACACTCGACTGCGTCGACGCCTACCTGGTGCTCTACTGCGGCGGGGACGGAGCCCAGGACGCCCTGCGCGCCCGCTCCGCGCGGCTGCAGCACGCCATGGCCGCCGGGTTCGCGAAGGCGCTGCGGGAGCGGACGCTGGCCGAGCAGGAGACCATCGCACGCGCCGCCCTCCAGGCCCAGGGCATCGTCGCGGACGCGCTCCACGCGACCGAGGCACGCTTCCGCGCGGTGTTCGAGGGCGCGGCCATAGGCATCGGAGTCGCGGACCTCGACGGCAACATCCTGCAGGTGAACAACGCCCTGCTGCGCATGTTCGGCGGCACCGAGCAGCTGATGCGCGGGCGCAACGTCACCGACTGGACCCACCCCGAGGACGCTCCGCAGGTCTGGCGGCTCTACGAGGAGCTGGTGCGCGGCGACCGCGAGCACTACCACGTCGAGAAGGCCTTCTACCGGCCCGACGGAACGGTTCTGTGGACCAACCTCACCGTCTCGCTGCTGCGTGACCCGGACGGGGAGCCGCAGTACCAGCTCGCCCTCATGGAGGACACCACCGAGCGCAGGCTGCTCAACCTCCGGCTCCGGTACGAGGCGACGCACGACGCGCTCACCGGGCTGCCCAACCGCACCCTGTTCTTCGAGCGGCTCGACAAGGCACTCGCGGCAGGGGACGGCCAGCGCTTCGGGCTCTGCTACCTCGACCTCGACGGCTTCAAGACCATCAACGACAGCCTCGGGCACGCGGCGGGCGACCGGCTGCTCGTCGAGGTCGCCGACCGGCTGCAGTCCTGCGCGACCGCGCCCGGCGAGATGGTGGCCAGGCTCGGCGGCGACGAGTTCGTGGCGCTGACCACCGGGCCCGACACCGAGAGCGAGGTCGACGCGCTCGCCGACCGCATCATGAACGCCCTGATCACCCCGGTGCGCATCGACGGCCGCGAACTCACGGTCCGCGGCAGCATCGGCATCGTCGAGGGCCCCGCGGGCGAGCGCGGACCCGCGGAGGTGCTGCGCAGCGCCGACATCACGATGTACCGGGCCAAGTCGGCGGGCGGCAACCGTTACGAGCTGGCCGACGCGGAGGCCGACGCGCGGGCGATCACCCGGCACGGGCTCACCACGGCGCTGCCCGCGGCGCTGGACCGGGGCGAGTTCTTCATCGAGTACCAGCCGCTCGTCCATCTCGGCGACGGCAGTGTGCACGGGGCGGAGGCGCTCGTGCGCTGGCTGCATCCGCAGCACGGGGTGCTCGGGCCCGACCGGTTCATCCCGCTCGCCGAGCACACCGGTCTGATCGTGCCGCTGGGGCGCTGGGTCCTGGAGCAGTCGGTCCGGCAGGCCCGGGTGTGGCAGGAACGTCACTCCGACGCGGGTCCGCTGCGGATCAATGTCAATCTGTCGCCGTGCCAGCTGACCCATCCCGGCCTTGTCTCCGACACGGTGGACATCCTGGAGCGGGTCGGGCTCGAACCGAACTCGCTCTGCCTGGAGGTCACCGAGTCCGCGCTGATCGGTGCCGACGACGATCTCCTGAAGCCGCTGCGGCGGCTCGCCGAGATGGGGGTCGACATCGCGCTCGACGACTTCGGTACGGGGTACTCGAACCTGGCCAATCTGCGGCGGCTGCCGGTGAGCATCCTGAAGCTCGACCGGTCCTTCACACAGGGCATGCAGCAGTTCCCCGCCGATCCTGTCGACCTCAAGATCGTGGAGGGGATCGTCTCCCTCGCCCACAGCCTTGACCTCGCGGTCACGGTCGAGGGGGTGGAGACGGGGGCGCAGGCCGAGCAGTTGCGGCTGCTGGGCTGTGACACGGCTCAGGGCTGGTACTACGCGCGGCCCGGTCCTCCGGAGCGGCTGCACGATTTGGCGTTGGTGGACGCCACGGGGTGA
- a CDS encoding SAM-dependent methyltransferase: MERPAWAPRGIDISVPSVSRIYDYYLGGSHNFEVDREAARRAMEFMPGLPKIMQANRAFLRRAVRYAAAEGITQFLDIGSGIPTFGNVHEVAQSARPGARVVYVDHDPVAVAHSESVLAGNEDADVITADLRKPREILASPRLQSLIDLNQPVALLLVAILHFVEDEDDPYKAVAELRDALAPGSLFVVTHASYEGIPLPPERAGGAVDVYRDIRNPLIMRSREDIARFFEGYDMVEPGLVPMPNWRPDPASEDEDPYSFSGFAGVGRTA, encoded by the coding sequence ATGGAGCGTCCCGCCTGGGCCCCACGCGGCATCGACATCTCGGTGCCCAGTGTGAGCCGCATCTACGACTACTACCTGGGCGGATCGCACAACTTCGAGGTCGACAGGGAAGCCGCGCGCAGGGCCATGGAGTTCATGCCGGGACTCCCCAAGATCATGCAGGCGAACCGGGCGTTCCTGCGCCGCGCCGTGCGCTACGCGGCCGCCGAGGGCATCACCCAGTTCCTGGACATCGGCTCGGGCATCCCCACCTTCGGCAACGTCCACGAGGTGGCCCAGAGCGCCCGTCCGGGAGCACGTGTCGTCTACGTCGACCACGACCCGGTGGCCGTGGCCCACAGCGAGTCCGTGCTGGCCGGCAACGAGGACGCGGACGTCATCACCGCCGACCTCCGCAAGCCCCGGGAGATCCTGGCGAGTCCCCGGCTGCAGAGCCTGATAGACCTGAATCAGCCAGTCGCCCTCCTGCTCGTTGCCATACTGCACTTCGTGGAGGACGAGGACGACCCGTACAAGGCCGTGGCCGAGCTGAGGGACGCGCTGGCGCCCGGCAGTCTGTTCGTCGTCACGCACGCCTCGTACGAGGGGATCCCGCTCCCCCCGGAGCGGGCCGGGGGCGCCGTAGACGTCTACAGAGACATCCGAAACCCGCTGATCATGCGCTCGCGCGAGGACATCGCGCGGTTCTTCGAGGGGTACGACATGGTGGAACCCGGACTGGTGCCGATGCCGAACTGGCGGCCCGACCCGGCGTCCGAGGACGAGGATCCGTACTCCTTCTCGGGTTTCGCGGGCGTGGGGCGCACGGCGTGA
- a CDS encoding SCO0930 family lipoprotein, with the protein MKTSWRSASLVASAAAVLVLTTACGQEKADDSTGSQNVGAAPAAGGYGSAGAGATETGAAAADGQGAVAQSAGQLAVADTDKLGEVVTDSAGMTLYRFDKDTAEPPKSTCDGDCATAWPPVPSSGAAAPVGIDKSLLGEVTRSDGTKQLTIDGWPQYRFAKDTKAGDVKGQGVGGTWYASAPTGKKASAGGGGGTAEAADLPGLSTRNDPELGEVVIDKNGMTVYRFEKDVPWPMKSNCVGACLEKWPVVEPVDAADTKGIDNKNDGKRGYVINNRPDGLKQQSIDCWPLYTFAGDKKPGDTNGQGVGGTWYAISPEGKPLGKPK; encoded by the coding sequence ATGAAGACCTCCTGGCGGAGCGCCTCACTCGTAGCGTCAGCTGCGGCAGTGCTGGTGCTGACGACGGCGTGCGGTCAGGAAAAGGCGGACGATTCCACCGGTAGCCAGAACGTGGGCGCGGCGCCCGCGGCGGGTGGCTACGGTTCGGCGGGAGCAGGGGCGACCGAGACGGGTGCCGCTGCCGCGGACGGCCAGGGCGCCGTCGCCCAGAGCGCCGGCCAGCTTGCCGTGGCGGACACCGACAAGCTCGGTGAGGTGGTCACGGACAGCGCGGGCATGACGCTGTACCGCTTCGACAAGGACACGGCCGAACCCCCGAAGTCGACCTGTGACGGTGACTGCGCCACGGCCTGGCCCCCGGTCCCGTCCTCGGGTGCCGCGGCCCCGGTGGGGATCGACAAGTCCCTGCTCGGTGAGGTCACCCGTTCCGACGGTACGAAGCAGCTGACCATCGACGGTTGGCCGCAGTACCGCTTCGCGAAGGACACCAAGGCCGGTGACGTCAAGGGCCAGGGTGTGGGCGGCACTTGGTACGCCTCGGCCCCCACGGGCAAGAAGGCGTCCGCCGGCGGCGGGGGCGGTACGGCGGAAGCCGCCGACCTGCCCGGCCTGTCGACCCGCAACGACCCGGAGCTCGGCGAGGTCGTCATCGACAAGAACGGCATGACGGTCTACCGGTTCGAGAAGGACGTCCCGTGGCCGATGAAGTCGAACTGCGTCGGCGCGTGCCTGGAGAAGTGGCCGGTCGTCGAGCCGGTCGACGCCGCCGACACCAAGGGCATCGACAACAAGAACGACGGCAAGCGCGGCTACGTCATCAACAACCGTCCGGACGGGCTCAAGCAGCAGAGCATCGACTGCTGGCCGCTCTACACCTTCGCGGGTGACAAGAAGCCCGGCGACACCAACGGCCAGGGCGTCGGCGGCACCTGGTACGCGATCTCCCCCGAGGGCAAGCCGCTCGGCAAGCCGAAGTAG
- a CDS encoding bestrophin-like domain, which produces MSEWLVLALAMAAAAVVVLVVTFVRHRTVSEDDDPSDTPDVIEYMTMMIGVVYAIVLGLAIAGVWEARGVAEDHVQSEAQALHEINERVRVYPPDVRDRIRKDIDAYVDHVVTKEWKTMADHGHVTGRGGELLDRVRQDVTDYEPRTDFEAQAYQPLLDQVTAADTARTARADSTAPTMPGVVWFGLITGAVVTVGLIFALQIRRTAREVILAGLFAALIAFLLFLIWDFDAPYSRGITATADPFLTHFPKAGG; this is translated from the coding sequence TTGTCGGAATGGCTTGTTCTCGCCCTCGCGATGGCGGCTGCGGCCGTCGTCGTCCTCGTCGTCACCTTCGTGCGGCACCGCACCGTCTCCGAGGACGACGATCCGTCGGACACCCCGGACGTCATCGAGTACATGACGATGATGATCGGCGTGGTGTACGCCATCGTGCTCGGCCTGGCCATCGCCGGTGTCTGGGAGGCGCGGGGCGTCGCCGAGGACCACGTCCAGTCGGAGGCGCAGGCCCTGCACGAGATCAACGAGCGGGTACGCGTCTACCCGCCCGACGTGCGCGACCGTATCCGGAAGGACATCGACGCCTACGTCGATCACGTGGTCACCAAGGAGTGGAAGACCATGGCGGACCACGGCCATGTCACCGGACGGGGAGGGGAACTCCTGGACCGGGTCCGCCAGGACGTCACCGACTACGAGCCGAGGACGGACTTCGAGGCCCAGGCCTATCAGCCGCTCCTCGACCAGGTGACCGCGGCGGACACCGCTCGCACCGCCCGCGCGGATTCGACGGCGCCGACCATGCCGGGCGTCGTGTGGTTCGGCCTGATCACCGGAGCCGTGGTGACCGTGGGCCTGATCTTCGCCCTGCAGATCCGCCGCACCGCGCGCGAGGTGATCCTGGCGGGCCTGTTCGCCGCGCTGATCGCCTTCCTGCTCTTCCTGATCTGGGACTTCGACGCGCCCTACAGCCGCGGGATCACGGCGACCGCGGACCCGTTCCTGACGCACTTCCCCAAAGCCGGCGGGTGA
- a CDS encoding class F sortase, whose product MSVSELAEEEERPRKRAPWGVIALVLLTGLALIRNGSGEFDVGPPQPATAAAADSAAAGRSRPGAPAPLSFSVADRVRIPAIQVDAPAVPVGLDMEGWVDAPPPEDPNLAGWFSGAVSPGEKGTAVVVGHVDNRQGPAVFYGLGALKKGNRVEVGRRDGTTAVFEIYGIEVFEKNNFPGDRVYGNTGNAELRVITCGGGFSKQNGYDGNVVAFARLVEVR is encoded by the coding sequence ATGTCCGTGTCCGAGCTGGCCGAAGAGGAGGAGCGCCCCAGGAAGCGCGCTCCCTGGGGTGTCATAGCGCTTGTTCTGCTGACCGGGCTCGCCCTCATTCGTAATGGCTCGGGAGAGTTCGACGTGGGGCCCCCGCAGCCCGCGACGGCCGCCGCCGCGGACAGCGCGGCCGCGGGCAGATCCCGGCCGGGCGCTCCGGCTCCCCTGTCGTTCTCCGTGGCGGACCGCGTCAGGATCCCGGCGATCCAGGTCGACGCCCCCGCCGTGCCGGTGGGCCTCGACATGGAGGGCTGGGTGGACGCCCCGCCGCCGGAGGACCCGAATCTCGCGGGGTGGTTCTCGGGCGCGGTCTCACCCGGCGAGAAGGGCACGGCCGTCGTCGTGGGCCATGTCGACAACCGGCAGGGACCCGCCGTCTTCTACGGCCTCGGGGCCCTGAAAAAGGGAAATCGCGTGGAGGTCGGACGCCGGGACGGAACGACCGCCGTGTTCGAGATCTACGGCATCGAGGTATTCGAGAAGAACAATTTCCCCGGCGACCGGGTCTACGGGAACACCGGAAACGCCGAACTGCGGGTCATCACCTGCGGCGGCGGTTTCTCCAAGCAGAACGGCTACGACGGGAACGTCGTCGCGTTCGCCCGTCTGGTCGAGGTCCGCTGA
- a CDS encoding polysaccharide deacetylase family protein: MNKDQFLSRRRALLAGAAALGAAGAAGTVQLLGTDAGPPARSASGAAPPAAGAQANRAVRKPSAYRLQPIAGYGPARGTPARTLVRREPFLRMSGRGRSMVLTFDDGPDPRYTPGILRTLKAHDVRAMFFVCGEMAADNKDMLRRMSDEGHVVGNHTWSHPLLTKLSRSAIRSQMERTCDVVEEAYGERPGWFRAPYGAWNRAAFEIGAELGMEPLAWTVDTLDWTTPGAATIERRVVRGAGPGVVVLGHDAGGNRSQSVRALRDYLPRLLDSGYHLTVPRRQLT, encoded by the coding sequence ATGAATAAGGATCAGTTCCTCTCGCGGCGCCGGGCCTTGCTCGCCGGTGCCGCCGCCCTGGGAGCGGCGGGTGCGGCCGGCACGGTTCAGCTGCTCGGCACCGACGCGGGCCCGCCGGCCCGGTCCGCCTCCGGCGCCGCCCCTCCCGCAGCCGGAGCCCAGGCGAACAGAGCGGTCCGCAAGCCCTCCGCCTACCGCCTTCAGCCCATCGCCGGATACGGGCCGGCCCGGGGCACGCCCGCGCGCACCCTCGTACGGCGCGAGCCGTTCCTGCGGATGTCGGGACGTGGCCGCAGCATGGTGCTGACCTTCGACGACGGCCCCGACCCCCGCTACACCCCCGGCATCCTGCGGACCCTCAAGGCCCACGACGTGCGTGCCATGTTCTTCGTGTGCGGCGAGATGGCCGCCGACAACAAGGACATGCTGCGCCGGATGTCCGACGAGGGGCACGTCGTCGGCAACCACACCTGGTCCCACCCGCTCCTGACCAAACTGAGCAGGTCCGCGATCCGCTCCCAGATGGAGCGCACCTGCGATGTCGTCGAGGAGGCGTACGGCGAGCGGCCCGGCTGGTTCCGGGCGCCGTACGGGGCCTGGAACCGGGCCGCCTTCGAGATCGGCGCCGAACTCGGCATGGAGCCGCTCGCCTGGACCGTCGACACCCTCGACTGGACCACACCGGGCGCCGCGACCATCGAGCGCCGGGTCGTCAGGGGGGCGGGGCCGGGTGTCGTGGTCCTCGGGCACGACGCGGGCGGCAACCGCTCACAGAGCGTGCGGGCGCTGCGCGACTATCTGCCGCGGCTGCTGGACTCGGGATATCACCTCACCGTGCCCCGGCGGCAGCTCACCTAG
- a CDS encoding universal stress protein has protein sequence MTEQHSHQFERGTDGPKVIMAGVDGSESSLRAASYAAGLARRQRALLTLVYVQPVMAAGAALGVPVAETTDQIAEDLVRDIQEAAEQVKGIFDVRWEFHTFRGDPYNGLVSAAEQLKADAVVVGASEQAGHRIVGSVAIRLVKAGRWPVTVVP, from the coding sequence GTGACGGAACAGCACTCCCACCAGTTCGAACGTGGCACCGACGGGCCCAAAGTCATCATGGCCGGCGTGGACGGCTCCGAGTCCTCGCTGCGCGCGGCCTCCTACGCGGCGGGGCTGGCCCGGCGGCAGCGGGCTCTGCTGACGCTGGTGTACGTACAGCCGGTGATGGCGGCGGGTGCGGCGCTCGGCGTCCCGGTCGCCGAGACGACCGACCAGATCGCCGAGGATCTGGTCCGGGACATCCAGGAGGCCGCCGAGCAGGTCAAGGGCATATTCGATGTGCGCTGGGAGTTCCACACCTTCCGCGGCGACCCGTACAACGGGCTCGTCTCGGCGGCCGAGCAGCTGAAGGCGGACGCCGTCGTGGTCGGCGCGTCGGAGCAGGCGGGGCACCGGATCGTCGGGTCCGTCGCCATCCGGCTGGTGAAGGCGGGCCGCTGGCCGGTGACGGTGGTGCCGTGA
- a CDS encoding sigma-70 family RNA polymerase sigma factor, with the protein MTAAITMTSRTTAEHELAELQREHGAPLFALMLRLSDGDRQRAEDLVQETFVRAWQHPEALRADDFDSVRPWLLTVGRRLAIDARRARQARPAEVGDAVLESARVSADHAERSVATLDVREAVKTLTPEHREVLVQVYFRGASVAEAAAALGIPAGTVKSRAYYALRALRRVLPGYAADLR; encoded by the coding sequence ATGACGGCCGCCATCACCATGACCAGCAGGACGACCGCCGAGCACGAGCTGGCCGAATTGCAGCGGGAGCACGGAGCACCGCTCTTCGCCCTGATGCTGAGGCTCTCCGACGGGGACCGCCAGCGCGCCGAGGACCTGGTGCAGGAGACGTTCGTACGCGCCTGGCAGCATCCAGAAGCCCTTCGCGCCGACGACTTCGACTCCGTACGGCCCTGGTTGCTGACCGTCGGGCGGCGCCTGGCCATCGACGCGCGACGGGCCCGGCAGGCGCGGCCCGCCGAGGTCGGGGACGCCGTGCTGGAGAGCGCGCGGGTCTCGGCGGACCACGCCGAACGCTCCGTCGCGACCCTCGATGTGCGGGAGGCTGTGAAGACTCTCACTCCCGAGCACCGTGAAGTCCTGGTGCAGGTGTACTTCCGGGGGGCCAGCGTGGCGGAGGCCGCCGCCGCCCTGGGTATTCCGGCCGGTACCGTGAAGTCCCGCGCGTACTACGCGCTGCGCGCCCTGCGCCGGGTTCTTCCGGGATACGCGGCCGACCTGCGGTGA
- a CDS encoding anti-sigma factor family protein, with protein MRSLERHRDVGAYALGVLDEADAFRFEDHLMECPQCAVQIHELSATTRSLRAYAEATPRSVNPMTQAGPGLLDRLLDDVVTARRSGRRRWLFAVAAAVVFAVGGPAVAVFSGDESSGATTLAATDPGTGVWAEVTTQDRAYGSEVDAKVKNASADQSCELVAIGHDDSEQVILSWTVPKGAAAPSAGMQGAAAMHPADIVRYEVRTTDGKRLVTIEAP; from the coding sequence ATGAGGTCGCTGGAACGCCACCGCGACGTCGGCGCATACGCGCTAGGCGTGCTGGACGAGGCGGATGCCTTCCGCTTCGAGGACCACCTCATGGAGTGTCCCCAGTGTGCGGTTCAGATACATGAACTGTCCGCGACGACACGGTCGTTGCGGGCGTACGCCGAGGCGACGCCACGCTCGGTGAACCCCATGACCCAGGCGGGACCGGGCCTCCTGGACCGGCTCCTGGACGATGTCGTCACGGCCCGCAGGAGCGGGCGCAGGCGCTGGCTGTTCGCGGTCGCCGCCGCCGTGGTCTTCGCCGTCGGGGGGCCCGCTGTGGCGGTCTTCTCCGGGGACGAGAGCTCCGGCGCCACGACGCTCGCCGCGACCGATCCGGGGACGGGCGTATGGGCCGAGGTCACCACCCAGGATCGGGCCTACGGCAGCGAGGTGGACGCGAAGGTCAAGAACGCCTCCGCCGACCAGTCCTGCGAACTCGTCGCCATCGGCCACGACGACTCGGAACAGGTCATCCTGAGCTGGACCGTGCCCAAGGGGGCCGCCGCGCCCTCCGCCGGCATGCAGGGCGCGGCGGCGATGCATCCCGCGGACATCGTCCGGTACGAGGTGCGCACGACGGACGGGAAGCGTCTCGTGACGATCGAGGCGCCCTGA